In Cololabis saira isolate AMF1-May2022 chromosome 1, fColSai1.1, whole genome shotgun sequence, the following proteins share a genomic window:
- the ptpn9b gene encoding tyrosine-protein phosphatase non-receptor type 9: MAEALTTQEQLAVEEFLSKVRRRELPHSAGLVSQPTAVKFLMARKFDVARAIDLFQAYKNTRIKEGIININPDEEPLRSELLSGKFTVLPGRDAKGAALALFTARLHRSDITTHKAVLQAIIYQLDKAIECLQTQRDGLIFIYDMTNSSYGNFDYELCVKILNLLKGAFPARLKCVFIVSSPLWFRAPFAVLRLFVREKLRERVCTVKAHELASHIPTSSLPEHLGGTSQYSHVAWIQSCVNIQTNSVQGDTQEHDAHDCVGSLLRSYSLDNSNTSIGATLPHAHMNTQVTEQVVANSNCYDDNNANPHNHCGLVEGRTQVLDQQGPNAIADKSQGNHHHWNGSAVSGANTSVTGSNANINGRGCQPPPQSDTPPSTPLTHKDDGPAASSKAVDTPRSFQNEDVQEEDEEGVPPLPQKSLPRPPNQPFSQSPPLSSSWGPDDDDDENRSTELSVHIPEQGGLTVYDLVDYVKMKKKKGIYQEYEEIRKEPPAGSFDYSKKLPNQMKNRYSDVLCLDQSRVHLCKLCDDDDETADYINASFMDGYKSRNAYIATQGPLPKTFGDFWRMVWEQMVLIIVMTTRVVERGRVKCGQYWPLEEGGKEQHGYFVVRNTHIQLFQDFKLSHLELYNTQSGETREVYHYLYVSWPDFGVPKSASAMLDFREHVLQRRRSAVQSLGSSWRGPPWGPPVVIHCSAGIGRTGTFCTLDICLSQLEDVGTVDVHQTVRRMRTQRAFSIQTWDQYYFCYTAVIEYAQRHGKLTPVQWSDSDLETDSE; the protein is encoded by the exons GCTGTGGAGGAGTTCCTGAGTAAGGTGCGTCGTAGGGAACTGCCTCACAGTGCTGGGCTCGTCTCACAACCTACAGCTGTTAAGTTTCTCATGGCCCGCAAGTTTGACGTCGCCAGAGCCATTGATCTATTCCAAGCATATAAG AACACAAGAATCAAAGAGGGCATCATTAATATCAACCCAGACGAAGAGCCCCTGCGCTCTGAGCTGCTGAGTGGCAAATTCACAGTCCTG CCTGGCCGAGATGCTAAGGGTGCAGCTCTAGCACTCTTCACTGCCCGCCTCCATCGTTCAGACATTACCACCCACAAAGCTGTGTTGCAGGCCATCATATATCAGCTGGACAAAGCCATAGAGTG CTTACAAACTCAAAGAGACGGACTCATTTTTATTTACGACATGACAAACTCCAGTTATGGAAATTTTGACTACGAGCTCTGTGTCAAGATTCTCAATTTGCTTAAG GGGGCATTTCCAGCTCGTCTAAAATGCGTCTTCATTGTGTCCTCGCCACTTTGGTTTCGAGCACCTTTCGCAGTTCTCCGCCTTTTTGTGCGCGAGAAGCTGAGGGAAagg GTGTGTACAGTTAAAGCTCATGAGTTGGCCAGTCACATCCCAActtcctccctccctgaacacctggGTGGGACATCTCAGTACAGCCACGTGGCCTGGATCCAGTCGTGTGtgaacatacaaacaaacagcGTTCAGGGCGACACGCAGGAGCACGACGCGCACGACTGCGTGGGAAGTCTGCTGCGCTCCTACAGTTTAGATAACAGCAACACGAGCATAGGTGCAACGCTGCCCCACGCCCACATGAACACGCAGGTCACCGAGCAGGTTGTGGCCAACTCCAACTGCTATGACGACAACAACGCTAACCCACACAACCACTGTGGTTTAGTCGAGGGCAGGACTCAGGTTCTAGACCAACAGGGCCCGAACGCCATCGCAGACAAGTCGCAGGGAAACCACCATCACTGGAACGGCTCGGCGGTGAGCGGCGCCAACACGAGCGTCACCGGCTCCAACGCAAACATAAACGGGCGCGGCTGCCAGCCCCCACCCCAGTCCGACACCCCACCCAGCACACCACTTACACACAAGGATGACGGGCCCGCCGCCAGCAGCAAGGCGGTGGACACTCCCAGAAGCTTTCAGAATGAGGATGTAcaagaggaagatgaggaagggGTGCCCCCGTTGCCTCAGAAATCTCTGCCTCGCCCACCCAACCAGCCTTTCTCCCAATCGCCGCCCCTGTCCTCGTCGTGGGGTCCCGATGATGACGACGATGAGAACCGCAGCACAGAGCTGTCCGTTCACATCCCCGAACAGGGAGGCTTGACCGTGTATGACCTGGTGGACTATgtgaagatgaagaagaagaaggggaTCTATCAGGAATACGAGGAGATCCGGAAAGAGCCTCCAGCGGGATCGTTTGACTATTCCAA AAAATTGCCCAATCAAATGAAAAACCGGTACAGTGATGTTCTCTGCCTGGACCAGTCACGAGTGCACCTCTGCAAGCTCTGTGACGACGATGACGAG ACAGCTGACTACATTAATGCCAGTTTCATGGATGGGTACAAGAGCCGCAATGCCTACATCGCTACTCAGG GTCCTTTGCCAAAAACGTTTGGTGACTTCTGGCGAATGGTATGGGAACAGATGGTACTTATCATTGTCATGACCACTAG GGTTGTAGAGCGCGGGCGTGTCAAATGCGGTCAGTACTGGCCTCTTGAGGAGGGCGGGAAGGAACAACATGGATACTTCGTGGTTAGGAACACACATATCCAATTGTTTCAGGACTTCAAACTTTCCCATCTAGAACTATACAACACTCAG TCTGGAGAAACACGGGAAGTATACCACTACCTCTATGTAAGCTGGCCAGATTTCGGCGTGCCAAAAAGTGCTTCTGCTATGTTGGACTTCCGTGAGCACGTACTTCAAAGAAGGAGGTCTGCAGTTCAGAGCCTGGGATCCAGCTGGAGGGGCCCTCCATGGGGGCCTCCTGTGGTTATACACTGCAGTGCTGGCATTGGACGCACAG GCACATTTTGCACGCTGGACATCTGCCTGTCCCAGCTGGAGGACGTTGGTACAGTAGATGTCCATCAGACAGTGCGGCGGATGCGGACGCAGAGGGCTTTTAGCATCCAGACCTGGGACCAGTATTATTTTTGCTACACGGCAGTAATCGAGTACGCCCAGCGACATGGGAAGCTGACTCCAGTGCAGTGGTCCGACTCAGACTTGGAGACTGACAGCGAGTGA